In the genome of Cryptomeria japonica chromosome 8, Sugi_1.0, whole genome shotgun sequence, one region contains:
- the LOC131857896 gene encoding uncharacterized protein LOC131857896 — translation MAIGPTSPACLQALAGLAPAPSGTPSGPCRYRPPTPCRPRLLVITGHRPAGPHRPHPIAPPCLPLSHHRQCSSPPPPGSEIITAARKLPPPPDPVTTIAVVLPPPFGSTTRPPPSRLFEGGFIFWSYLGHPESVFGKQIGVGKLVLS, via the coding sequence ATGGCGATCGGCCCTACCAGTCCAGCCTGCCTACAGGCTCTTGCCGGCCTGGCCCCGGCCCCTAGCGGCACCCCCTCCGGCCCTTGCCGGTACCGACCCCCGACCCCTTGCCGGCCCCGCCTTCTAGTCATCACTGGCCATCGCCCTGCTGGCCCCCACCGGCCCCACCCTATCGCCCCCCCTTGCCTGCCCCTCAGTCACCACCGCCAGTGCAGTTCACCACCTCCACCCGGCTCAGAAATCATCACCGCCGCTCGAAAATTACCACCTCCACCCGACCCGGTCACCACCATCGCCGTCGTCCTGCCACCTCCCTTTGGCTCCACCACCAGACCACCACCCTCTAGACTTTTtgagggggggttcattttttggtcatatcttgggcatccGGAGTCAGTTTTtggaaaacaaataggcgtcggaaagctggttctgagctGA